A single window of Zea mays cultivar B73 chromosome 10, Zm-B73-REFERENCE-NAM-5.0, whole genome shotgun sequence DNA harbors:
- the LOC100275650 gene encoding uncharacterized protein isoform X1 — protein MQQIISACKLPHTQRAAAFLPPRPSLRRLPVPGLDRPAGGAPPPRRLVVRRRCQEENKQQQEAEEGSGADEQEQQKRTFLSLEEAGLVEMSGLSTHERFLCRLTISSLNLLRVISEQEGVPIEELNAGRVCDWFLKDKLKREQNVGTAVLQWDDPGF, from the exons ATGCAGCAGATAATCAGCGCCTGCAAGCTGCCTCACACGCAACGGGCCGCCGCGTTCCTGCCGCCGAGGCCATCGCTCAGGCGCCTTCCAGTCCCAGGTTTAGACAGGCCAG CAGGAggtgcgccgccgccgcggcgatTGGTGGTCAGGAGGAGATGCCAGGAAGAGAATAAGCAGCAGCAAGAGGCCGAGGAGGGAAGCGGCGCTGACGAGCAGGAGCAGCAGAAGAGAACGTTCCTGAGCCTGGAGGAGGCCGGGCTGGTGGAGATGTCCGGACTCAGCACGCACGAGCGCTTCCTCTGCCGCCTCACC ATATCGTCTCTGAACCTCCTGAGAGTGATCTCGGAGCAGGAGGGCGTCCCGATAGAGGAGCTCAACGCCGGGCGCGTCTGCGACTGGTTCCTCAAGGACAAGCTCAAGAGAGAGCAGAACGTCGGCACCGCCGTCTTGCAGTGGGACGACCCTGGCTTCTAG
- the LOC100275650 gene encoding uncharacterized protein isoform X5, which produces MQQIISACKLPHTQRAAAFLPPRPSLRRLPVPAGGAPPPRRLVVRRRCQEENKQQQEAEEGSGADEQEQQKRTFLSLEEAGLVEMSGLSTHERFLCRLTISSLNLLRVISEQEGVPIEELNAGRVCDWFLKDKLKREQNVGTAVLQWDDPGF; this is translated from the exons ATGCAGCAGATAATCAGCGCCTGCAAGCTGCCTCACACGCAACGGGCCGCCGCGTTCCTGCCGCCGAGGCCATCGCTCAGGCGCCTTCCAGTCCCAG CAGGAggtgcgccgccgccgcggcgatTGGTGGTCAGGAGGAGATGCCAGGAAGAGAATAAGCAGCAGCAAGAGGCCGAGGAGGGAAGCGGCGCTGACGAGCAGGAGCAGCAGAAGAGAACGTTCCTGAGCCTGGAGGAGGCCGGGCTGGTGGAGATGTCCGGACTCAGCACGCACGAGCGCTTCCTCTGCCGCCTCACC ATATCGTCTCTGAACCTCCTGAGAGTGATCTCGGAGCAGGAGGGCGTCCCGATAGAGGAGCTCAACGCCGGGCGCGTCTGCGACTGGTTCCTCAAGGACAAGCTCAAGAGAGAGCAGAACGTCGGCACCGCCGTCTTGCAGTGGGACGACCCTGGCTTCTAG
- the LOC100275650 gene encoding uncharacterized protein isoform X3: MQQIISACKLPHTQRAAAFLPPRPSLRRLPVPGLDRPAGGAPPPRRLVVRRRCQEENKQQQEAEEGSGADEQEQQKRTFLSLEEAGLVEMSGLSTHERFLCRLTISSLNLLRVISEQEGVPIEELNAGRVCDWFLKDKLKREQNVGTAVLQWDDPGF; the protein is encoded by the exons ATGCAGCAGATAATCAGCGCCTGCAAGCTGCCTCACACGCAACGGGCCGCCGCGTTCCTGCCGCCGAGGCCATCGCTCAG GCGCCTTCCAGTCCCAGGTTTAGACAGGCCAG CAGGAggtgcgccgccgccgcggcgatTGGTGGTCAGGAGGAGATGCCAGGAAGAGAATAAGCAGCAGCAAGAGGCCGAGGAGGGAAGCGGCGCTGACGAGCAGGAGCAGCAGAAGAGAACGTTCCTGAGCCTGGAGGAGGCCGGGCTGGTGGAGATGTCCGGACTCAGCACGCACGAGCGCTTCCTCTGCCGCCTCACC ATATCGTCTCTGAACCTCCTGAGAGTGATCTCGGAGCAGGAGGGCGTCCCGATAGAGGAGCTCAACGCCGGGCGCGTCTGCGACTGGTTCCTCAAGGACAAGCTCAAGAGAGAGCAGAACGTCGGCACCGCCGTCTTGCAGTGGGACGACCCTGGCTTCTAG
- the LOC100275650 gene encoding uncharacterized protein isoform X4 has translation MQQIISACKLPHTQRAAAFLPPRPSLRRLPVPGLDRPGGAPPPRRLVVRRRCQEENKQQQEAEEGSGADEQEQQKRTFLSLEEAGLVEMSGLSTHERFLCRLTISSLNLLRVISEQEGVPIEELNAGRVCDWFLKDKLKREQNVGTAVLQWDDPGF, from the exons ATGCAGCAGATAATCAGCGCCTGCAAGCTGCCTCACACGCAACGGGCCGCCGCGTTCCTGCCGCCGAGGCCATCGCTCAGGCGCCTTCCAGTCCCAGGTTTAGACAGGCCAG GAggtgcgccgccgccgcggcgatTGGTGGTCAGGAGGAGATGCCAGGAAGAGAATAAGCAGCAGCAAGAGGCCGAGGAGGGAAGCGGCGCTGACGAGCAGGAGCAGCAGAAGAGAACGTTCCTGAGCCTGGAGGAGGCCGGGCTGGTGGAGATGTCCGGACTCAGCACGCACGAGCGCTTCCTCTGCCGCCTCACC ATATCGTCTCTGAACCTCCTGAGAGTGATCTCGGAGCAGGAGGGCGTCCCGATAGAGGAGCTCAACGCCGGGCGCGTCTGCGACTGGTTCCTCAAGGACAAGCTCAAGAGAGAGCAGAACGTCGGCACCGCCGTCTTGCAGTGGGACGACCCTGGCTTCTAG
- the LOC100275650 gene encoding uncharacterized protein LOC100275650, translated as MQQIISACKLPHTQRAAAFLPPRPSLRRLPVPGGAPPPRRLVVRRRCQEENKQQQEAEEGSGADEQEQQKRTFLSLEEAGLVEMSGLSTHERFLCRLTISSLNLLRVISEQEGVPIEELNAGRVCDWFLKDKLKREQNVGTAVLQWDDPGF; from the exons ATGCAGCAGATAATCAGCGCCTGCAAGCTGCCTCACACGCAACGGGCCGCCGCGTTCCTGCCGCCGAGGCCATCGCTCAGGCGCCTTCCAGTCCCAG GAggtgcgccgccgccgcggcgatTGGTGGTCAGGAGGAGATGCCAGGAAGAGAATAAGCAGCAGCAAGAGGCCGAGGAGGGAAGCGGCGCTGACGAGCAGGAGCAGCAGAAGAGAACGTTCCTGAGCCTGGAGGAGGCCGGGCTGGTGGAGATGTCCGGACTCAGCACGCACGAGCGCTTCCTCTGCCGCCTCACC ATATCGTCTCTGAACCTCCTGAGAGTGATCTCGGAGCAGGAGGGCGTCCCGATAGAGGAGCTCAACGCCGGGCGCGTCTGCGACTGGTTCCTCAAGGACAAGCTCAAGAGAGAGCAGAACGTCGGCACCGCCGTCTTGCAGTGGGACGACCCTGGCTTCTAG
- the LOC100275650 gene encoding uncharacterized protein isoform X6: protein MQQIISACKLPHTQRAAAFLPPRPSLRRLPVPAGGAPPPRRLVVRRRCQEENKQQQEAEEGSGADEQEQQKRTFLSLEEAGLVEMSGLSTHERFLCRLTISSLNLLRVISEQEGVPIEELNAGRVCDWFLKDKLKREQNVGTAVLQWDDPGF from the exons ATGCAGCAGATAATCAGCGCCTGCAAGCTGCCTCACACGCAACGGGCCGCCGCGTTCCTGCCGCCGAG GCCATCGCTCAGGCGCCTTCCAGTCCCAG CAGGAggtgcgccgccgccgcggcgatTGGTGGTCAGGAGGAGATGCCAGGAAGAGAATAAGCAGCAGCAAGAGGCCGAGGAGGGAAGCGGCGCTGACGAGCAGGAGCAGCAGAAGAGAACGTTCCTGAGCCTGGAGGAGGCCGGGCTGGTGGAGATGTCCGGACTCAGCACGCACGAGCGCTTCCTCTGCCGCCTCACC ATATCGTCTCTGAACCTCCTGAGAGTGATCTCGGAGCAGGAGGGCGTCCCGATAGAGGAGCTCAACGCCGGGCGCGTCTGCGACTGGTTCCTCAAGGACAAGCTCAAGAGAGAGCAGAACGTCGGCACCGCCGTCTTGCAGTGGGACGACCCTGGCTTCTAG
- the LOC100275650 gene encoding uncharacterized protein isoform X7: MQQIISACKLPHTQRAAAFLPPRPSLRRLPVPGGAPPPRRLVVRRRCQEENKQQQEAEEGSGADEQEQQKRTFLSLEEAGLVEMSGLSTHERFLCRLTISSLNLLRVISEQEGVPIEELNAGRVCDWFLKDKLKREQNVGTAVLQWDDPGF, translated from the exons ATGCAGCAGATAATCAGCGCCTGCAAGCTGCCTCACACGCAACGGGCCGCCGCGTTCCTGCCGCCGAGGCCATCGCTCAG GCGCCTTCCAGTCCCAG GAggtgcgccgccgccgcggcgatTGGTGGTCAGGAGGAGATGCCAGGAAGAGAATAAGCAGCAGCAAGAGGCCGAGGAGGGAAGCGGCGCTGACGAGCAGGAGCAGCAGAAGAGAACGTTCCTGAGCCTGGAGGAGGCCGGGCTGGTGGAGATGTCCGGACTCAGCACGCACGAGCGCTTCCTCTGCCGCCTCACC ATATCGTCTCTGAACCTCCTGAGAGTGATCTCGGAGCAGGAGGGCGTCCCGATAGAGGAGCTCAACGCCGGGCGCGTCTGCGACTGGTTCCTCAAGGACAAGCTCAAGAGAGAGCAGAACGTCGGCACCGCCGTCTTGCAGTGGGACGACCCTGGCTTCTAG
- the LOC100275650 gene encoding uncharacterized protein isoform X2, translating into MQQIISACKLPHTQRAAAFLPPRPSLRRLPVPGLDRPAGGAPPPRRLVVRRRCQEENKQQQEAEEGSGADEQEQQKRTFLSLEEAGLVEMSGLSTHERFLCRLTISSLNLLRVISEQEGVPIEELNAGRVCDWFLKDKLKREQNVGTAVLQWDDPGF; encoded by the exons ATGCAGCAGATAATCAGCGCCTGCAAGCTGCCTCACACGCAACGGGCCGCCGCGTTCCTGCCGCCGAG GCCATCGCTCAGGCGCCTTCCAGTCCCAGGTTTAGACAGGCCAG CAGGAggtgcgccgccgccgcggcgatTGGTGGTCAGGAGGAGATGCCAGGAAGAGAATAAGCAGCAGCAAGAGGCCGAGGAGGGAAGCGGCGCTGACGAGCAGGAGCAGCAGAAGAGAACGTTCCTGAGCCTGGAGGAGGCCGGGCTGGTGGAGATGTCCGGACTCAGCACGCACGAGCGCTTCCTCTGCCGCCTCACC ATATCGTCTCTGAACCTCCTGAGAGTGATCTCGGAGCAGGAGGGCGTCCCGATAGAGGAGCTCAACGCCGGGCGCGTCTGCGACTGGTTCCTCAAGGACAAGCTCAAGAGAGAGCAGAACGTCGGCACCGCCGTCTTGCAGTGGGACGACCCTGGCTTCTAG